The sequence ctctcctctcctctcctctcctctcctctcctctccgaccctctcctctcctctccgaccctctccgaccctctccgaccctctccgaccctctccgaccctctccgaccctctccgaccctctccgaccctctcctctcctctcctctcctctccgaccctctcctctcctctcctctcctctcctctcctctcctctcctctcctctcctctcctctcctctcctctcctctcctctcctctccgaccctctcctctcctctcctctcctctcctctcctctcctctcctctcctctcctctcctctcctctcctctcctctcctctcctcctctcctctcctctcctctcctctcctctcctctcctctcctctcctctcctctcctctcctctcctctcctctcctctcctctcctctcctctcctctcctctcctctccgaccctctcctctcctctcctctccgaccctctcctctccgaccctctcctctcctctcctctcctctccgaccctctccgaccctctcctctcctctcctctcctctcctctcctctccgaccctctccgaccctctccgaccctctccgaccctctccgaccctctccgaccctctccgaccctctccgaccctctcctctcctctcctctcctctcctctcctctcctctcctctcctctcctctcctctcctctcctctgtctAGTAATCCTATCAGACATCCAGGTCACAGGTCTCCTTGGAAAAGTTTTGGTTCTCTGTGCCTACTGTGGAATTGAGCTAAAAGGCACAACCACCTTTACCATGTGCACAGTGCGGGCTTGGTTCGGATTTCGCAGCCTGTGGGAGACTGGGCACATTTGCGGGGCCACACGGGACACTTGGCATGACCTGCAGCTTTCAGATCTGCAGCCAACACTTTGCCAAGAGCCCCGCTGAGCCcgcagagagctgctgctgacagcacGTGTCTGACAAGCAGCTGCAAATACCCCCTTTCTCCATGTGTGTCAAGAAGAAAACCCAGCTGGGTGAAGAAGTTTGGCAGCAAGGAGGGAGGGGTCAGTGATCCTTCCGTCAGAGGAGGAGCCAACCTGCAAGGGGTGCCTGAAAGGAAAGTGAGGGCAGcctgagcaggaggagctgctctgcaggtcaCACTGCCTGGGCTGATGCTGCTCTGGGAACACAGGTGGGTGGGAAATGACACCTGGAAGGATGGGACACTGCACCTAAAACAGAACCGCTCACAGGCAGGATGTGCACAGCTCTAGGGATGCTTAGAACACCCACCTCTCATGCACCCCTGGGCACTGGGACATGCAGGGATTCCAGATGGattccctgctgcctgtggttcttttccagccttccaGCCCTTGCGTCTGGCCCCAGTTTGGCACAGCCAAGCCAGTCCatgcccagagcacagggaaagcTCCTTTCTCTGCCAGTCCCAGACAGACTCCAGCTGAGCAAACACAGGTGCTGCTCTTCACACTTGCCAGCTGCCCTGTTCTGGGGCACAAGCTCTCTCACTGACTCTAGGGCTTCATTTGCACTAGCTGCCTTTTTGCTTCCCTCATCCCAAAGCctcaggctgcagctgctgctctggaacTGGCACCACTTGCACCTGAAGGTGCCAGAGGTGGCTGGCAGCCCGGGAATTCCCCCTAATTTTTGTGCCCTACACGCCTGCTCAGAGCAgatccagcagcacaggggcaaTGCCCTcacccccaaatcctgcagcgaaaggcagcagcaggcagatgTGGTGGTCAGACAGGAGATTGATGCTCTGGGGCTTGGCAAGGCCCTGGGAAAAGAGGCAGGAGCTCGGAGCAGGGTGGCTTGTCTCCCCCCGCCAGCTACCAGGCACAGCCCATCGTGCTGCTTTCCCTCCTGCCACTATCCTGCCCAGGCAGGAaagctgcctgcagcctggTTATCTCTGTCTCAGCCTCACCCAggccaggagcagccccaaACAAAGCTTCACACCCCTCAAAGTCAGTGCGTCCCCAGGGATGCGGCCAGCTTGTTTTTGGGGATCACAGCCTGTGCAAAGCCCTAaacttcctccttctcctttcctgctcAATGCCCCCATTACAGCAAAGAGTACTGGTCACTGGtagtatatttatatatcaatacaaataaaaacaaaacaacccccaaaaaaggaacaacaacaaaaaggttTCTCTGAACAAGAGCAAAATAGGAACATTTACAAATACTTCTGGTTCTGGCTTGGATCAAGttaatgttaaattaaaaaaaaaaaacaaaaacaaaaaaacaaccaaaaaaccccaaaaaagaaccacaaaatgaaaactacccacccccccccgccaagattataaaaaaataagaatatacACATTCAAAGATCTTATTACAGTATAAAGCTGGGGAGGCCCAGGTGGTGGTGGGGGCCGGGGCTAAGGCTCATTGCCTCTCcagggtttggggtttattcTTGCTCAGCACTTTCCCGGCCTGTGACTCAATGCAGGGCTGGGCCTGCAGGTTCCCAGTGGTGGCTTGGGAAAGCCAGGCAACCTGGTGAGCCAGCtggtccctgtgtccccatcaCCTCGTACCAAGTGACTCCTGTGGCGGTGCCCCAAGGGGCAGGGAATGCCTGTGAGCTTCACACCCGTCCAACAACCCAAATCCTCCAGatcctcctgggagcagagctgctgtctcCACAGGGAAGATGAGACAAGGAAATGGGGGGGGACACCACCAAGCATCCTCGTGCCTCCAGTGGGACAGGCATGAAAGTGGGTACCgtgtcccagtgctgcccatgaggggaaagaaggggaagggggaaaataaGACAGAGCCAGGACCAAACTCACCGCTCCAGGGATCACAGCAGTGAGGTGGCAGGACAGTGAGAATCCTCGGGAGCTGCTAAAGGGGAGCTTgtatatatgtatctatataatagccaggggagcagagcaggggtatattatatacacacatacatacagacacacagaggGAGTGGCAGGTGAGACCAAAGCACAcacctctcccccagccccaggagtgGGAATACATTTTCTAGGACTTTGCAAAGCCCCTCTCTAGGTACAGCTTAGGTGgtcccaacaacaacaaaataacaaaataaaaaaaaaaagaacaacttgAAGAGAAGACAAACCACCTCCACACGcaaccaaacccaaccaaaacacAACGGGGAGGAGCAAGAGCCCCTTCCCGTGCCGGCGAGTGGCAGCTACTGTTTGGGTTGAATAAGGCACAGTTCCATAGCAGTGCTAACAGCTGAGGTGCTCTGGCACCGCCGCCCCAACAGCTCAGCTGAGTCCTGGCAGGCACCAAGGCAGCTCAGGCAGCCCCCGGAGGATGGGAAGGGGGCGTCTGCAGGGAGGCGGGGGATCTCAGTGCCCTGGCGAACTCTTCTCCTGGGCAGCCCGGCTGTGGTTGGCGAGCAGCAGGCCCTCACGCTGGGCGTGCTCGAGGATGGCAGTGTAGCAGAAGTAATACTGCTCGGGGGTCTGGATGCTGAAGGCGCGCTGGGTCCGCATGCGTAGCACCGTCTGGTAGATGTTCAGAGTACCCACGTCCTGCAGCTGCGACAGGCAGATGTCCAGTGCACAAAAGGTACCTGGGGACAACCAGTGGGACGCCATCAGCCACCAAATCGCGCCGTCACTGCCCCTTGCGAGAACTGGAGTGGTGGTTCTCAGCCCCCCACCGATCTCGCGCAGGCGTCTGGAGAATTCTCCCAGGTCTGATGGCTGTGGTAAGTCCTGAGGACGTGCATCCCAGGTCAACCAGCTTGCAAACACACCGTGGATCCCTGGGATGGAAATGTCCCAGGGAAGCTGGACTTATCATCTCACCACCCCCGAGACCTCCGCTGCACCCGTTACCTGTCCTGCCGATGCCGGCGCTGCAGTGGACCACGACCGGTGGCCCCCTCGGGTGACCCTTGAAGCGAGGTCCCAGGGTGCTGACAGCcaccctctgctgctgcttcacagcCCCCAAAAAGTCAATGAGCGTGGCGGCGGAGGAAGGAACGCCATAATCCGGCCAGCTCAGGTACTGGAAGTGGGACACCAGCCGCCGCTCCCTGGtctggggaaagcaggggaaTTAGACCCTCTCCCCTCCTCGGACCCACCGTGCCCCTGTGCTGTCCCCCCACCAGGCAGCTGTGGCCACGCACCTCCGAGCTGTGGATCTCCAGAATGGTTTTCTTGTAATGGCTGAGGTTCTCCACGCCCAGGTTGGTGATGGTCAGGGCCCCGAAGCACACCTGGAAATCCTTCTCCAGGGGCCAGTACTGGCCACacttcctcctgcctccctcctctaGCCTGAGAGCAGGACAAGGACAAGCTGGTCATGTCCTTCTTGCCCTGCTTGGGACATGTCCCATGCCACTCAGCCTTGGTCCTTCAGGAATCCCGCAGGGACCAAACTGTCTGTTCTTGATGCGATGCCCCCCCGCTGTGGGGCTCTGGCTGGCACCAGGGCTGCAGCATCACTGCAcggagcccagcactgctcatCCCGCACCAAAAATGCtcattttgcacagaaaaagagGTCTGTGTCCCTCCATGAGCACTCACCGGGTTGTCATCACTATCACCAGGACGTTCTGCTCCCACACCATGCGCCAGAAGTCACCATAGGTGTTTTCCAGAGGCCCTGCAGGGACAATCCACACTTCAGCCCAAAACCTAACGGATTTGGGCAAACCCCTTTGCCCGGCTGCTCCACCAgccccccatcatccccacagGGAACTACAGTCCCTTCCTGTTGGGAAGGTTTGGCTCCACCtgccctgcctggagctgccactGACTGCCCCCCCCAGCACTGAAACCCTATGGCTCAGCACTGATCCCCCGTCTCTGCTCATCCCTGGGCAGATGGGGCAAATCCAGGGTTGGGATAGGGGCAGAAGGGAGGGGGCTGCTATCGTGGATGGAGGAGGATGGATCCACTCACTCTCTCCCAGAAGCTCCACTCCCTCCTGGCTGGAGACTGGGAGGGAAATAAATATACCCAGGGAGGAGTAAATATACCCAGAGAGAAGGGGGACCTGCTGGGCACTGTAGGGTCCTTCTCCTGGGATGTCCCCCACCACGGCTGGTGGCTGCCACTGGGCAGGAAGGTGAAGCCCACAGCTGCATCAGGAGCAGAATAACCTCTCAGAGGCTCGGGCCATACCCTGAGTGCCAATGTAAGCGTTCCTCTGCTTGTAGCCATCCATGAAGCTTGCATTGATGTAGTCAGTcagctgcagggagaaaagcaTGGATGAGATAAGGCTTCCAGAACCCTGTGTCCAGGACAGCTGTGTCAGCTTCCTGCAGGACTGTGAGTTTCCATCCCAGGCTGCCTCACCTCCGGGCGACTGTATGGCTTCGCCAGCTTGACACGGGTTTGGTCCAGGCAGGGCACGTCCCCATACCGGTTCTTCTCCTGGTTGTAGGGtgccctgggagggaggggagagggaagcagggatgTTTGCCAGGCAGGGAAGGCAAAGGCAGCATGCCCTCACTCTGCACAAACCTCTGGAGCCTGTAGCCTAGGCTCTGCTGCCATCACCTGGTCAAAGCCTCAGGAGGTGGAGTCCTGGCCAGGTCCTGgtccctgctgttccctgcagctccctcctaccccggggggctgcaggaccTACAAAGAGGCCTCACACCATCCCTAGGCTGGGGTTCTCTGTTGCTAACCCAAAGCACCACACCCTAAAGAGGTCAATGGACCACCATCCAGCagcagaagtgtgtgtgtgtggggggcaCTCAGCTTTTTGGGGCGAGAGGGGCTCCTGACATCTTTCCCCCAACTCACAAAGAGCAGACAAAGGTGCCGGCTGGGCTCCTGCGCCGAATATCTTCATACTCTTCATAGATGCCCTGTTTCTGCTTGTGACTGACATGATCCAGTAGCTCCTGGAGGGTCATGGACTTGGGCCCAGGGACGTGGACGGAGCCATTATCTTTGGGGGCCGCCAGCGGCACCAGGATGAGCTCGTCCAGGGGGTCAGGGTGCCCATTCTGCTGGGGCAGGAACCGGCAGTTCCAGCTCAGAGGGTCCAGTTTGAGGGACCCCCCGAGGTACTCAGGGAGGCATTCCCGTGGCAGGTGTTCCTTCAGCTCTGACATCTTCACCATCTGCACCTGTGTGAGGAAGAGGCAGGGGTCACTCCAAGAAAGTTGGAGAGGATTCACTGGGGTTCGGGACAGGGGTGCCAAAGGTC is a genomic window of Chiroxiphia lanceolata isolate bChiLan1 chromosome 12, bChiLan1.pri, whole genome shotgun sequence containing:
- the PTPN9 gene encoding tyrosine-protein phosphatase non-receptor type 9 isoform X3 produces the protein MAAELSAEEEQATKQFLEEINKWTGQYNVSPLSWNVAVKFLMARKFDVLRAIELFHSYRETRLKEGIVKLKPHEEPLRSELLSGKFTILSVRDPSGASIALFTAKLHHPSKSVQHVVLQALFYLLDQAVESFETQRNGLVFIYDMAGSQYTNFELDLSKKILNLLKGAFPARLKKVFIVGAPMWFRVPYSIISLLLKEKLRERVQMVKMSELKEHLPRECLPEYLGGSLKLDPLSWNCRFLPQQNGHPDPLDELILVPLAAPKDNGSVHVPGPKSMTLQELLDHVSHKQKQGIYEEYEDIRRRSPAGTFVCSLAPYNQEKNRYGDVPCLDQTRVKLAKPYSRPELTDYINASFMDGYKQRNAYIGTQGPLENTYGDFWRMVWEQNVLVIVMTTRLEEGGRRKCGQYWPLEKDFQVCFGALTITNLGVENLSHYKKTILEIHSSETRERRLVSHFQYLSWPDYGVPSSAATLIDFLGAVKQQQRVAVSTLGPRFKGHPRGPPVVVHCSAGIGRTGTFCALDICLSQLQDVGTLNIYQTVLRMRTQRAFSIQTPEQYYFCYTAILEHAQREGLLLANHSRAAQEKSSPGH
- the PTPN9 gene encoding tyrosine-protein phosphatase non-receptor type 9 isoform X1, with protein sequence MCVHALPTPQASRDVPASSAGLASPREDVAGLGERGPGASGGTSDGRSNPWLAVPSFVLIPRFAHPAEPRPLGFPLDGDAEPGSGAGRAAGGCLCPTAMLGLSHRPPWWRWGLPCEGEKATKQFLEEINKWTGQYNVSPLSWNVAVKFLMARKFDVLRAIELFHSYRETRLKEGIVKLKPHEEPLRSELLSGKFTILSVRDPSGASIALFTAKLHHPSKSVQHVVLQALFYLLDQAVESFETQRNGLVFIYDMAGSQYTNFELDLSKKILNLLKGAFPARLKKVFIVGAPMWFRVPYSIISLLLKEKLRERVQMVKMSELKEHLPRECLPEYLGGSLKLDPLSWNCRFLPQQNGHPDPLDELILVPLAAPKDNGSVHVPGPKSMTLQELLDHVSHKQKQGIYEEYEDIRRRSPAGTFVCSLAPYNQEKNRYGDVPCLDQTRVKLAKPYSRPELTDYINASFMDGYKQRNAYIGTQGPLENTYGDFWRMVWEQNVLVIVMTTRLEEGGRRKCGQYWPLEKDFQVCFGALTITNLGVENLSHYKKTILEIHSSETRERRLVSHFQYLSWPDYGVPSSAATLIDFLGAVKQQQRVAVSTLGPRFKGHPRGPPVVVHCSAGIGRTGTFCALDICLSQLQDVGTLNIYQTVLRMRTQRAFSIQTPEQYYFCYTAILEHAQREGLLLANHSRAAQEKSSPGH
- the PTPN9 gene encoding tyrosine-protein phosphatase non-receptor type 9 isoform X2; this translates as MTRDAPRALLFLPPCLTACPWSLPQATKQFLEEINKWTGQYNVSPLSWNVAVKFLMARKFDVLRAIELFHSYRETRLKEGIVKLKPHEEPLRSELLSGKFTILSVRDPSGASIALFTAKLHHPSKSVQHVVLQALFYLLDQAVESFETQRNGLVFIYDMAGSQYTNFELDLSKKILNLLKGAFPARLKKVFIVGAPMWFRVPYSIISLLLKEKLRERVQMVKMSELKEHLPRECLPEYLGGSLKLDPLSWNCRFLPQQNGHPDPLDELILVPLAAPKDNGSVHVPGPKSMTLQELLDHVSHKQKQGIYEEYEDIRRRSPAGTFVCSLAPYNQEKNRYGDVPCLDQTRVKLAKPYSRPELTDYINASFMDGYKQRNAYIGTQGPLENTYGDFWRMVWEQNVLVIVMTTRLEEGGRRKCGQYWPLEKDFQVCFGALTITNLGVENLSHYKKTILEIHSSETRERRLVSHFQYLSWPDYGVPSSAATLIDFLGAVKQQQRVAVSTLGPRFKGHPRGPPVVVHCSAGIGRTGTFCALDICLSQLQDVGTLNIYQTVLRMRTQRAFSIQTPEQYYFCYTAILEHAQREGLLLANHSRAAQEKSSPGH